One window of Candidatus Methylomirabilota bacterium genomic DNA carries:
- a CDS encoding TRAP transporter small permease, translating into MGVKAHYAAAMEGLYVACVVISGVSLVVITLIIPYGVFMRYVLNAAASWPEPAAVLLMIVFSFLGGAAVYRANIHMAVRAIVDSVDARIRRGLSWLVDAAMTVTCLFMVVWGVQLVRATWHQVIAEFPLLSVGVTYAPLPLGGMVTLLFIVERVWIGDPPPTSVMYRDQAEALE; encoded by the coding sequence GTGGGTGTCAAGGCTCACTATGCCGCGGCCATGGAAGGGCTGTACGTGGCCTGCGTCGTCATCTCCGGCGTGAGCCTGGTCGTCATCACGCTGATCATTCCCTACGGCGTCTTCATGCGCTACGTGCTGAACGCCGCCGCCTCCTGGCCCGAGCCGGCCGCCGTCCTTCTGATGATCGTGTTCTCGTTCCTGGGCGGCGCGGCAGTGTACCGCGCCAACATCCACATGGCGGTGCGGGCGATCGTGGACTCGGTGGACGCGCGCATCCGCCGGGGGTTGTCGTGGCTGGTGGACGCCGCCATGACGGTGACCTGTCTCTTCATGGTCGTGTGGGGCGTCCAGCTCGTGCGCGCGACCTGGCACCAGGTGATCGCGGAGTTCCCGCTGTTGTCGGTCGGCGTCACCTACGCTCCGCTGCCGCTCGGCGGTATGGTGACGCTGCTCTTCATCGTCGAGCGTGTGTGGATCGGCGACCCGCCGCCGACCTCCGTGATGTACCGCGACCAGGCCGAGGCGCTGGAGTAG